One genomic window of Mauremys mutica isolate MM-2020 ecotype Southern chromosome 5, ASM2049712v1, whole genome shotgun sequence includes the following:
- the GRPEL1 gene encoding grpE protein homolog 1, mitochondrial: MAAARCVRLLLRPRRYPLLSCPLRTSPRLLCIATQQKSTGQNLEDDQSQSQNKPKAEPMSAEKIFIEEKAKLEEQLKEMTDKYKRALADTENLRQRSQKLVEEAKLYGIQSFCKDLLEVADILEKATESVPKEELKDENPHLKNLYDGLVMTEVQIQKVFKKHGLLKLNPVGAKFDPYEHEALFHAPMEGKEPGTIALVSKVGYKLHGRTLRPALVGVVKES; the protein is encoded by the exons ATGGCGGCGGCTCGGTGCGTGCGGCTGCTGCTGAGGCCGCGGCGCTACCCGCTGCTGAGCTGCCCGCTGCG GACTTCTCCACGGTTGCTTTGCATAGCAACACAACAGAAAAGCACTGGACAGAACTTGGAAGATGACCAGAGTCAGAGCCAGAATAAACCGAAGGCTGAACCAATGTCTGCTGAGAAGATATTCATTGAAGAAAAAGCCAAATTGGAAGAACAACTAAAAGAAATGACT GACAAGTACAAGCGAGCCCTGGCAGATACAGAAAACTTGAGGCAAAGAAGCCAGAAATTGGTAGAAGAGGCAAAGTTGTATG GGATTCAGAGCTTCTGCAAGGACTTACTGGAAGTTGCTGACATTTTGGAAAAAGCAACTGAGAGTGTTCCAAAGGAGGAACTCAAGGATGAAAACCCTCATCTGAAGAACCTGTATGATGGTCTTGTCATGACAGAAGTACAGATTCAAAAAGTGTTCAAAAAGCACGGCCTGCTCAAACTGAATCCTGTTGGAGCCAAGTTTGATCCCTATGAACATGAAGCTTTGTTCCATGCTCCCATGGAAGGGAAGGAGCCTGGTACCATTGCATTAGTATCTAAGGTTGGCTATAAGCTGCATGGGCGTACCTTGAGGCCTGCCTTGGTGGGAGTTGTCAAAGAATCCTAG